In the genome of Ctenopharyngodon idella isolate HZGC_01 chromosome 19, HZGC01, whole genome shotgun sequence, one region contains:
- the plekho1a gene encoding pleckstrin homology domain-containing family O member 1-A isoform X2 yields MLKGDHLYIFEKEMKNNGKTHEVFDLAQYERSEELRKAKSHSKKNHSKFTLLRCQHPGNKSPNLVFLAVSPEEKESWINVLNTAIIRAKNRVLDEVTIEEESLLAHPTRDRAKIPLGRRLPTRGHLMAVASASSDGMLMLDLVNEEDAGMLGDDQDEWLKDHRVSLDKLAPGRRRAGTDASRPPSSITEAKVKTSSLPRRTEFSWSHENQPQTPQSEKKLAQGRNRCASMDDALSQRERKPTRRNGHQATLAQSPTGHLQDLITQRLQRTQELLTEIQEHEPHRGRMGSYPYLRGIDSPRLRHLKGSDSPHSKGSSSHSSPHSKGTDSPSVRAKDSPGSKGKESPHVKSKDSPRFKLSKSPHSKNSLRSKSFDSPDSKESSSPQMKCIDLTHIKGSDSPLSTGSNSPHMKSTDGAFSRISYSPHFKSMKGTDSPLSEALDWDSRRAAAERLLQEAISSWREAREVLAEVKELQARQQQAEHSKTRTPTTPSKNRKQKST; encoded by the exons ATGAAGAATAATGGGAAGACTCATGAAGTGTTTGACCTGGCACAGTACGAGCGCTCGGAGGAACTGCGAAAGGCCAAGAGCCACAGCAAGAAGAACCACAGTAAATTTACCCTGCTCCGCTGCCAACACCCTGGAAACAAG AGCCCCAATCTTGTGTTTCTGGCCGTGAGTCCAGAGGAGAAGGAATCTTGGATCAATGTTTTAAATACAGCGATTATCAGAGCTAAGAATCGCGTGCTGGATGAG GTCACGATTGAGGAGGAGAGTCTTCTGGCTCATCCTACACGCGATCGGGCCAAGATCCCACTTGGGCGGCGTTTGCCTACGCGGGGTCATCTCATGGCTGTG GCCTCTGCCTCCTCTGATGGAATGCTGATGCTGGACTTGGTGAATGAGGAAGATGCTGGTATGCTCGGTGACGATCAGGATGAGTGGTTGAAGGACCATCGGGTCAGCCTGGATAAACTGGCTCCTGGCCGTCGGCGAGCTGGCACCGATGCGTCCAGACCGCCGTCCTCCATTACAGAGGCCAAGGTGAAAACCAGCAGCTTACCACGCAGGACAGAGTTCTCCTGGAGCCATGAAAACCAGCCTCAGACACCTCAAAGTGAGAAGAAGTTAGCTCAGGGCCGTAACCGATGTGCTTCCATGGATGACGCTCTGTCCCAAAGAGAGCGAAAACCAACTAGAAGGAATGGGCACCAGGCGACGCTGGCCCAGAGTCCCACGGGCCACCTGCAGGATCTGATCACCCAGCGGCTGCAGAGGACTCAAGAGCTACTCACTGAGATTCAAGAACATGAACCCCATCGGGGCAGGATGGGATCTTACCCCTACCTGAGAGGCATTGACTCCCCCCGTCTCCGGCATCTCAAGGGCTCTGACTCGCCACACTCCAAGGGCTCAAGCTCGCATAGTTCGCCTCACAGCAAAGGCACAGACTCGCCCTCAGTGAGGGCGAAAGATTCGCCTGGTTCCAAAGGGAAAGAATCGCCACATGTGAAATCAAAAGACTCGCCCCGTTTCAAGTTGTCCAAATCCCCTCATTCCAAAAACTCACTTCGCTCAAAGAGCTTCGATTCACCTGATTCAAAAGAATCAAGTTCACCTCAAATGAAATGCATTGATCTGACCCACATCAAAGGTTCAGACTCGCCTCTGTCCACTGGCTCAAATTCGCCCCATATGAAGTCGACAGACGGTGCTTTTTCTCGAATCTCTTACTCGCCCCATTTCAAAAGCATGAAGGGTACTGATTCTCCTCTCAGTGAGGCTTTGGACTGGGACAGCAGGAGGGCGGCAGCTGAACGGCTCTTACAAGAGGCCATTTCCTCCTGGCGAGAAGCTAGAGAGGTTTTGGCTGAGGTAAAGGAGCTGCAAGCCAGACAGCAGCAGGCAGAGCACAGTAAAACTAGAACACCCACAACACCCTCAAAGAACCGCAAACAGAAAAGCACCTGA